DNA sequence from the Podospora pseudocomata strain CBS 415.72m chromosome 2 map unlocalized CBS415.72m_2.2, whole genome shotgun sequence genome:
GCGCGCATGTCGCCAGATGAGAAGCACGAGCTGGTCGACAAGCTTCAGAGCATCGACTACTCGTGCGGCTTCTGCGGCGACGGCGCCAACGACTGCGGCGCGCTCAAGGCAGCCGACGTTGGGATCTCCCTCTCGGAAGCGGAAGCCTCTGTCGCAGCCCCTTTCACCTCGCGCGTCTTTGACATTACGTGCGTCCCCAAAGTGATAAGGGAAGGCCGGGCCGCGTTGGTGACGTCGTTTGCCTGTTTCAAGTACATGAGTCTCTACTCGGCGATCCAGTTCACGACAGTCTCGTTCCTCTACGCGTCTGCTTCCAACCTGGGGGATTTTCAGTTTCTGTATATTGACCTGGCGTTGATCCTGCCGATAGCGGTGTTTATGGGGTGGTCGAAACCGTACCCGGTGCTgtgcaagaagaagccgattGCGGATTTGGTGTCTAGGAAGGTGCTGACGCCGTTGATGTGCCACATGGTGGTTTGTGTCGGTATCCAAACGGTGGCGTTtgtgggggtgagggggatggaggggtttaTTGCGCCGACGACGCCAAAACCGGGGGAGAAGCCGGATGTGGAGAATAGCGAGGTGACGGGGTTGTTTCTGGTTAGTTGCTGGCAGTATGTGCTTgcggggtgggtgttgaatGCTGGGAGGCCGTttagggagggggtggggaagaaTTGTGAGTATTATACATTCCCGGGGGAGAtgaaagggggtggtgatgatggctgacAATGATGATAGGGCCTTTTTTGGTCACGATGGCGACTGCGTTGGGGTTGAATGGGTTTATGGCTGTTGCGCCGCCGGAGTGGATTGGGTTTatgaggttgacgaggacgagttGGGAGTACAAGGTTGTGTTTgtttttgggttgggggcgggggtgtaTTTGGGGTTGGCGTGGGTGGGAGAGCATTATGTTTTTCAGAGGTTGGcggggtgggttgggcgggTCAAGGGGTggctgagggggggggagaaggggggtaagaagagaaaggagtACAAGGTTattttggagaggatgaggtttTGATGGGTGTAAGGGATGGAATGGGGTAGGCTGGTTGGACATTGGAGAATGGGGAGAGCTAGTAGGGGATGGGTATGACTATACGTGGATATGTAGGTTATGGATGGATAGACATGAGTCTTTTTgactgggctggctggcgttgGTAAGGACTGGGCGGAAACGTGTGGCAAGAGATAGAGGATATACAGACTTGTAGTCAAGATCTCGAGCGAAAGTTGAAATATGTTTGGGTTGTGATTggggtgggtaggtgggtgTGATGTGCGTGTTTGACAAGTAGGGAAGATGTGTCTCGTTTTGACATGGCGGGTTTCTCCGAAAGTATGGACAACCAGTGGGCTGTATAATCCTGCTACTTAGAGATTAACGTATAATATCAACTGAACAGCAAACAATGTGACTGTTAAACTGATTTAATTTGGtatctccttcctctcttgctcttggcttcctcctcggcctgttGTCCGTCCGTCTAGTTGGGTCTGCGTTATTGCTACTTTGGCGCTTGACCATGTATGTACATTTATttctcttcaccacctcgtcGTTTTCATATCCTCGATGCTAGTCGTTTAGTGATCCCAGGGGTGCTTCCAGCCGAGAAGGACAGGtcctgttcttcttgtgaGTAACACTGTTCTGGCTCGAGGGGTAGAGCTGAGAAAGACATACCGTCCTCCTTCGCCTTGTAAAAGATCCAGAACCACATGGAAGCTCCCAGGCCGGTGGCGGTATAGCGGTAGAAGGGCCGGATGGGGGGGCCGGCGAGTtgggagcgggggagggCTCGGGAGAAGCGGGCGAAcatttttggttttttttttctttctctgctggatggaggagatcaGATACTGAAGGAGACAAAGCAATTGAATAGAGAGGGACAAACTCACGCTGGCTGGTGGCAGACGGGGAAAGAAATGGGTGGGTTGATAGGTGTGTCGCGAtggagcttctcgagctggCTGTGTCGTCGTTGCGCCGATTGCTTGCCCTCTCAGTGACCAGGGTTGGGGTACGTACTCTGTATCTGCCGTCATTGGGTGTTGGTGCCTGACGAACAAGGCAGAAACAGCCAAGAAATGGTTCCAGCCCAGCAAGGTGCGTCTGTCATTTCTTGGCAGGCATCGGCAGCGCGCGCTCTCGGCTTAATCTTGGTCTCTTGCCCGTTCTTTGCTTTCCTAcaaccttctcttcttcgtcacACTTTTAGAAAGCAGCGAATTGAGAGGATAAGAGTATTTCGGCAGCAAGCTTGCAGAAACTGGATCAAACTTACCATTCTGGATTGACAAACGGCCTTGCGAAGCAATCCAGACGTCAGCAATTCCATCAGCGGCAGTCAACTGTTCCACTGTCAGTTCAACAAACGAAAGCCTTATCCAGAAACAGCCGATAAGATATTCTTCGTCCGACAACCGCCATCAAACACGAACAAAACAGTTACAACGGCGCGATGAGCGCCTCCGAGTCGCAGGAGGCTGCGGGGAGACCGCAATCTCCCCGCAGCTTTGCCATTGCGCACcagaggccgagaagcagcTTTGTCGGGTGCTCCAAGATTGCCGACTACGAGGTGTTGGGGAAACTGGGCGAGGGTACCTTTGggtaggtggtggttctTTTGCCTTCCCATCTTGGCCGTGTCCGAAGCTGACATTGTTGTCCTACACAGAGAGGTTTACCGCGCGAGATCGAGAAAGACGGGTGCTTTGGTTGCGCTCAAGAAGATCATCATGCATAACGAAAAGGATGGCTTTCCGATTACGGCATTGAGAGAAATCAAGCTGCTCAAGCTACTGTCGCATCCAAACATCCTCCGACTGGAGGATATGGCAGTGGAACACCCGCCCAGGAGTGGTGAGTTGATGCTATCTGTCGAGGAGGTTCCAGGACATGCATGATTAACAGGCGCCCTTTGCCAGCGGACAAACGAAAGCGACCCATCATGTACATGGTCACGCCCTACATGGACCACGACCTGTCGGGCTTGCTCGACAACCCCTCGGTGACATTGACCGAGCCGCAAATCAAGTGCTACATGCAGCAACTGCTCCAGGGCCTGGAGTATCTACACGCCAATCGCATTTTGCACAGAGATATGAAGGCTGCCAACCTGTTGATCAACAACAAGGGCATTCTTCA
Encoded proteins:
- a CDS encoding uncharacterized protein (EggNog:ENOG503P6VB), which produces MFARFSRALPRSQLAGPPIRPFYRYTATGLGASMWFWIFYKAKEDGPVLLGWKHPWDH